The nucleotide sequence AACCATTTGTTGGTTTTCAAAATGAGACAAGGGTTTGCCGCAGACGTTACAGTGGAAAACTAGCTCCACAGCGTCCTCGAAGGGAACGCGTTTGCATTCGGGAGTGTCGCAGTAGTAAAAATCGTGAGTGGACTCGTATTCTAAGCGCACAGTGAGTTTTTCAAGGACACGGCGTTTTTGGCTTAAAATGAAGCCTTCAAGCTGGTCGGGTTGGAGTTTCCAGTGAAAAATGAACCAGCCTGTTTTGGGGTCGCGGGTGCGCCGTAAACTGACAAGGGAGTGGTCG is from Candidatus Bathyarchaeota archaeon and encodes:
- a CDS encoding transcription factor — translated: MLSTIDDATLMKVAASLGEEEAVQLIEYLKAKDEITDDEIANSTGIRLNSVRKILYKLYDHSLVSLRRTRDPKTGWFIFHWKLQPDQLEGFILSQKRRVLEKLTVRLEYESTHDFYYCDTPECKRVPFEDAVELVFHCNVCGKPLSHFENQQMVESLGAKVEQLRKELGE